The following coding sequences lie in one Paenibacillus durus ATCC 35681 genomic window:
- a CDS encoding alkaline phosphatase family protein, whose protein sequence is MRITVILTIGLSLIISLTGCQAKSGMNVEMRSQQEFKATSTGKKPIVTIIIDSLMDKPLQEALKQGKAPALKYLIDHGQYFPNVVSSFPTMSVTIDSTLLTGVYADKHHVPGLVWYSDREKRMIFYGNGPREALKIDQLQVLTDSVYQMNQIQLSKKVKTIHEELADSGQHSASINAVIYRGRTERELRVPQTMAKTTRLPDYYKVSTPELFSLAAFAHLNPQNANHTALWEKYGMNDKFAARDIAFLVKNGELPDVTIGYFPGNDSVHHRKGSMALKGIERADRALQHVLDSYGSWEEAVRRTTWIILGDSAQSDVMDNRDECKVDLQPLLSGYRIAKLGRPVGEDDQIVIAANERMAYIYAISPGLKLSDIVKSLQKEAKLDIIAVNQDQSVRLTGGGQGDNVLSYSPGGPYSDEYGQKWSLSGDPRLADISLHERKIKYGKYPDVLARLYGALHSHEGRYVVVTVKPGYELAGESSPTHRGGGAHGSLHEADSIVPLIVAGTDSQPKHPRIVDLKNWILRMAEQK, encoded by the coding sequence ATGAGAATAACCGTTATTTTGACAATCGGCCTAAGTTTAATCATCTCTCTTACAGGCTGCCAAGCGAAATCGGGGATGAACGTTGAAATGCGCTCCCAACAGGAGTTCAAGGCAACATCAACGGGCAAAAAGCCCATCGTAACCATTATCATCGATTCCCTGATGGACAAGCCGCTGCAGGAAGCGTTGAAACAAGGCAAGGCGCCCGCACTAAAGTATCTGATTGATCACGGGCAGTATTTTCCTAATGTTGTTAGTTCTTTTCCGACCATGTCCGTAACGATTGACAGTACGTTATTAACAGGGGTGTACGCGGATAAGCATCATGTTCCGGGGCTGGTGTGGTACAGTGACCGGGAGAAGCGGATGATCTTTTACGGCAATGGGCCAAGAGAAGCTTTGAAGATTGATCAGCTGCAAGTATTGACGGACAGCGTTTATCAAATGAACCAGATTCAATTAAGCAAAAAAGTGAAGACCATTCATGAGGAATTGGCCGACTCAGGCCAACATTCGGCTTCGATCAACGCAGTTATTTACAGAGGCAGAACGGAAAGGGAGTTGCGTGTCCCCCAAACTATGGCGAAAACGACACGGCTGCCGGATTATTATAAAGTTAGCACGCCGGAGTTGTTCTCGCTTGCCGCGTTCGCCCATTTGAACCCGCAAAACGCCAACCATACGGCCTTATGGGAAAAATATGGTATGAATGATAAATTTGCAGCCCGGGACATAGCTTTTCTGGTGAAAAATGGGGAGCTTCCAGATGTGACGATCGGATATTTTCCAGGAAACGATAGTGTTCATCACCGAAAAGGCTCCATGGCGCTTAAAGGGATTGAGCGGGCCGACCGGGCGCTTCAGCATGTACTGGATTCATACGGGTCATGGGAGGAGGCGGTTAGAAGAACCACGTGGATTATTCTGGGGGATAGCGCTCAAAGCGATGTGATGGACAATCGGGACGAATGTAAAGTGGATTTACAGCCTCTTCTGAGCGGTTACCGGATCGCCAAGCTGGGCAGGCCCGTGGGAGAAGACGACCAGATCGTCATCGCGGCTAACGAACGGATGGCTTACATTTACGCTATATCGCCCGGCCTGAAGCTCTCTGACATTGTAAAAAGTTTACAAAAAGAAGCTAAACTCGACATCATAGCGGTGAACCAGGATCAATCGGTACGGCTTACGGGTGGAGGACAAGGAGATAACGTTCTTTCCTATAGTCCGGGAGGGCCATATTCGGATGAATACGGGCAAAAATGGTCGCTGTCGGGCGACCCCAGGCTTGCGGACATTTCCCTCCATGAACGTAAGATCAAATACGGAAAATACCCGGACGTGCTGGCCCGATTATATGGCGCGCTCCATTCCCATGAAGGACGATATGTCGTCGTCACGGTGAAACCGGGATATGAATTGGCCGGCGAAAGCTCTCCCACCCATCGCGGAGGAGGAGCACACGGATCACTGCATGAGGCGGATTCCATCGTCCCCCTCATTGTTGCCGGAACGGATTCACAGCCGAAACACCCGAGAATCGTCGACTTGAAAAACTGGATCCTGCGGATGGCTGAGCAGAAATAA
- a CDS encoding NUDIX hydrolase produces MTTAIDKIAWISVNQGQLLCARSRGKDIFYLPGGKREAGETDADTLLREIDEELSVRINPETATYFGTFEAEAHGKTGGVPVKMTCYTAEFEGDLCPAAEIEELAWLTYNDRDRVSAVTQIIFDKLHEMGRLV; encoded by the coding sequence ATGACAACCGCAATCGATAAAATAGCCTGGATATCCGTGAATCAAGGCCAACTGTTATGCGCCCGTTCCAGGGGCAAAGATATCTTCTACTTGCCGGGTGGAAAAAGAGAGGCAGGCGAGACGGACGCCGATACGCTGCTGCGGGAAATAGACGAGGAGCTATCCGTTCGGATCAATCCCGAAACGGCCACTTACTTCGGGACGTTTGAAGCGGAGGCTCACGGCAAGACTGGCGGGGTTCCGGTGAAAATGACCTGTTACACCGCAGAGTTCGAAGGTGACCTATGTCCGGCTGCGGAGATCGAGGAACTGGCCTGGTTAACCTATAATGACCGGGACCGTGTATCGGCCGTTACACAGATCATTTTTGATAAGCTGCATGAGATGGGGCGGCTCGTCTGA
- a CDS encoding DMT family transporter, whose amino-acid sequence MIQGLLLALVAGSLVSMQNVFNSKVNEHTGSWATTALVLGMGFAASLTFGLIFEGGRLFSLEHMKPWYWISGAIGVGVVICLTLGIRLLGPTYAISVVLISQLGSALLWDSMGWLGLNKVPFTFKQLLGVLVIIGGILVFKLGGGRVHQAASEETNETSPSKIKNEARGA is encoded by the coding sequence ATGATTCAAGGGCTGTTACTCGCGCTCGTCGCGGGTTCGCTTGTAAGTATGCAAAATGTGTTTAACAGTAAAGTCAATGAACATACAGGGTCCTGGGCTACAACGGCTTTGGTGCTGGGAATGGGCTTTGCGGCTTCGCTAACTTTTGGCCTGATCTTTGAAGGGGGCCGGCTGTTCAGTCTGGAGCATATGAAGCCTTGGTACTGGATCAGCGGTGCAATCGGGGTGGGTGTCGTTATCTGTCTGACGCTGGGGATCAGGCTGCTTGGTCCTACGTATGCCATCTCCGTCGTTCTAATCTCTCAGCTCGGAAGCGCCCTTTTGTGGGATTCGATGGGCTGGCTCGGCTTAAATAAAGTTCCATTTACATTCAAGCAGCTGCTCGGGGTGCTGGTTATTATCGGCGGAATTTTGGTATTCAAATTAGGAGGCGGGCGTGTGCATCAGGCGGCTTCGGAAGAAACAAACGAGACTTCACCATCCAAAATAAAGAATGAAGCGAGAGGCGCTTAG
- the cls gene encoding cardiolipin synthase — MLWIVLALLLLIIQIAFVIIFEYQRPSKAVVWLIVLFIFPVIGFVLYLFVAKEYRCPPALPQTNKGHWDPLKDDLIDRCRQRLLKNVHGKTITQDDNLHAILKNIPVAPITACNETMVFAEGKEAFAAMMDAIAASEHHIHVEFYIVRDDHLGVRFEQLLIRKAQEGVKVRFLYDGIGSRRLGKAYIKRLRDAGVETGCFFPLLTSFFNKRLNYRNHRKIVVVDGKIGFFGGLNIGDEYLGEDSKFGYWRDTHFSIKGDAVLWVQYTFLTDWHLVTGQVITDPVYYPVQESRGNELVQIVKSGPDETILELIFSLIVSAKKRIFIETPYFIPDPGILLALKTAISRGVDVRIIIPAVPDKNIVYCATLSYVQELLRAGGRIYGYQKGFIHAKLMISDDLALSGSANMDIRSFCNQFEINAVFFDGKVVDRLVQDFYRDLGVSEEILQSKFEQRSTLQKMQIVFARLLSPLF, encoded by the coding sequence TTGCTTTGGATCGTTTTGGCTCTCTTGCTGCTTATCATCCAAATCGCTTTCGTTATCATCTTCGAATATCAACGTCCGAGCAAAGCGGTGGTTTGGCTTATTGTTTTGTTTATTTTTCCGGTCATCGGTTTCGTGCTGTATTTATTTGTTGCGAAAGAATACCGTTGCCCCCCTGCTCTTCCACAGACAAATAAAGGGCATTGGGACCCATTAAAGGATGACCTCATTGACCGATGCAGACAGCGGCTACTAAAAAATGTGCATGGGAAGACCATTACTCAAGACGACAATTTACATGCAATTCTCAAAAATATACCGGTCGCCCCCATTACGGCTTGCAATGAAACGATGGTTTTCGCCGAAGGAAAGGAAGCCTTTGCAGCAATGATGGATGCAATTGCCGCTTCCGAGCATCATATTCATGTGGAGTTTTACATTGTTCGTGACGATCATCTCGGTGTCCGGTTTGAGCAATTGTTGATCCGGAAAGCGCAGGAAGGGGTGAAAGTACGCTTTTTATATGACGGGATCGGAAGCCGCCGGTTAGGAAAAGCGTATATAAAACGGCTGCGGGATGCAGGGGTGGAAACAGGGTGTTTTTTTCCTCTGCTAACCTCATTCTTCAATAAACGGCTCAATTACCGAAATCACCGTAAAATCGTGGTGGTGGACGGAAAAATCGGATTTTTCGGCGGCTTGAACATTGGGGATGAATACTTGGGGGAAGATTCGAAATTCGGCTATTGGCGGGACACTCATTTTAGCATTAAAGGCGATGCGGTCTTGTGGGTCCAATATACTTTTTTAACCGATTGGCACTTGGTTACAGGACAAGTTATTACCGATCCCGTCTATTATCCGGTACAGGAAAGCCGCGGGAATGAGCTTGTACAAATCGTAAAGAGCGGTCCGGACGAGACGATCCTGGAGCTTATTTTCTCCCTCATCGTTTCGGCAAAGAAGCGGATTTTTATTGAGACGCCCTATTTCATTCCCGATCCCGGCATCTTATTGGCTCTGAAAACGGCCATCTCAAGAGGAGTCGACGTTCGTATCATTATACCGGCTGTTCCTGATAAAAATATAGTTTATTGCGCTACGTTGTCCTATGTCCAGGAATTGCTGCGGGCGGGAGGACGGATTTATGGCTACCAGAAAGGGTTCATCCATGCCAAACTGATGATTTCCGACGACTTGGCGCTCTCCGGCAGCGCAAATATGGATATACGCAGCTTTTGCAACCAATTTGAGATCAATGCGGTCTTTTTTGACGGGAAGGTCGTTGACCGCCTGGTACAGGATTTTTACCGGGATCTTGGCGTGAGCGAGGAAATTTTACAGTCAAAATTCGAACAGCGAAGCACGTTGCAAAAAATGCAGATTGTTTTCGCCCGGCTGCTGTCGCCGTTATTCTAG
- a CDS encoding DUF6803 family protein produces MSMTHYMSLLADNQPWNLIIFMAIPVIFAETITVTEFFILFGKSTRGGLRSFNRICSILAGLYFTGIFLYLFPTAFIPLTVNGEWHTWVDVVAVGFYLSGVFFLLPLALLDLGLIARNRSAEGKLKLHFILVSGFLIVAHIAMIFGMVNPEIMGGMAGMNH; encoded by the coding sequence ATGAGCATGACGCACTACATGTCCCTGCTTGCGGACAATCAGCCATGGAATTTGATTATATTCATGGCCATTCCCGTGATCTTTGCCGAAACGATCACTGTAACCGAATTCTTTATCCTCTTTGGCAAAAGCACGCGGGGCGGACTGAGAAGCTTTAACCGCATTTGCAGCATTCTGGCAGGACTGTATTTCACAGGAATATTCCTATACTTGTTCCCAACCGCGTTTATTCCTTTAACCGTAAATGGAGAATGGCACACTTGGGTGGACGTTGTCGCTGTAGGATTTTACTTGAGCGGTGTATTCTTCTTACTGCCCCTCGCCCTTCTTGATCTTGGCCTAATCGCCCGCAACCGTTCCGCAGAAGGAAAATTGAAGCTTCATTTTATACTCGTCAGCGGATTTCTCATTGTGGCCCATATCGCTATGATATTCGGAATGGTCAATCCGGAAATCATGGGGGGAATGGCCGGCATGAACCATTAA
- a CDS encoding HAD hydrolase-like protein, which produces MLKFYRTHPKQVLHIGDSASDVLGANREGIVTCWINRNNRVWEHEVKPDYVVESLNEIEELLMTRKN; this is translated from the coding sequence CTGCTCAAATTCTATCGAACCCACCCTAAACAAGTGCTTCATATCGGGGATTCTGCTTCGGATGTCCTCGGAGCTAATAGAGAAGGCATCGTAACTTGCTGGATTAATAGAAATAATAGAGTTTGGGAGCATGAAGTTAAACCGGACTACGTAGTAGAGTCATTAAATGAAATTGAAGAATTATTGATGACAAGAAAAAATTAG
- a CDS encoding class I SAM-dependent methyltransferase: MNTSSSPQLYHWFVRPKWFTKKYIHDQIQTRFAFNGKVVLDFGSGTGANCAMFQPNHYLGIDPDAGRIHYAKRLYPTHKFLVLENGKLPVDDESVDYILIVAVLHHISSEEIAEYMKEYKRVLKPSGKIIVMEPCLCRNKPLSNWFMNLYDNGEYIRREEEYIQLFRENEFTSQVINRFRKGLLYNELFFSANLT; the protein is encoded by the coding sequence TTGAATACTTCGTCTTCACCCCAGCTTTACCATTGGTTCGTTCGTCCGAAATGGTTTACCAAAAAATATATTCATGATCAAATCCAAACCCGATTCGCGTTTAACGGCAAAGTCGTGCTTGACTTTGGCTCGGGTACAGGGGCTAATTGTGCGATGTTTCAGCCGAACCACTATCTCGGCATCGATCCAGACGCCGGACGGATTCATTATGCGAAACGGCTGTATCCGACTCACAAATTTCTTGTTCTTGAAAACGGCAAGCTTCCGGTTGATGATGAATCTGTCGATTACATACTCATCGTTGCTGTGTTGCACCATATTTCGTCCGAAGAAATTGCAGAGTACATGAAGGAATATAAGCGAGTATTAAAACCGAGCGGAAAAATCATCGTTATGGAACCTTGTCTATGCCGAAACAAACCGTTAAGTAATTGGTTTATGAATCTTTATGACAATGGGGAGTATATCCGGAGAGAAGAAGAATACATCCAATTGTTTCGGGAGAATGAATTTACTTCACAGGTCATCAACCGATTTCGAAAAGGTTTGTTATATAATGAACTGTTTTTCTCGGCAAACCTCACATAA
- a CDS encoding PTS transporter subunit EIIC, with protein sequence MPESHIHPIQNGRGPQVNQNPAKELAMRFIELSGGLDNVSEVSHCTTRIRLRFRDGTRVDEAGLAQIEGVQNVFVHAGQLQIIVGPAIVFKLHRQMVRLLQSTDTGPERQLEAERQHGTGVPESPVRIAGATDTLLPSLRGAWKRRVWAHQAGEGASPELNDSAKRGSIGRVMGAVGFFSDIVVPIIPLFVAVGLLFGLISMIKAFGWASPDSTWFRTLLLLTGSAFQIMAVMFGYQAAKRFGGTPALGAAIGIVMTRLDLSHLAGTGGTAILSPGDLTSTPQFGYQGTVIPIILAVLLMTLIEKGLRRIVPSSITILLVPFLSFVIGGGLAVLLIGPLAAHLGSFLSSLLEEVYQLGSTAFGLLLGGVYGLIVLTGLHHGIQAIEIGLISNPNVGVNFLLPIWSMANIAQGGAGLAVYARTRDTELKKIALPASITAFLGITEPIAFGVNLKLGRPFLGAAAGGAVGGAYVAFHEVVANSFGLTGIPMIAFIVPPGHINFIHYMVGLLLATGTAFAVTWFLGVDKPHHQEEWNNTNRKSIGEYHENQKNS encoded by the coding sequence ATGCCAGAAAGCCATATTCACCCAATTCAGAACGGGCGAGGTCCCCAGGTTAATCAGAACCCGGCGAAGGAACTGGCCATGCGCTTCATTGAACTGTCCGGCGGTCTGGACAATGTGTCGGAAGTATCTCACTGTACAACCCGAATTCGACTCCGATTCCGAGACGGTACCCGCGTGGATGAAGCTGGTCTTGCGCAAATCGAAGGGGTTCAGAATGTGTTCGTTCATGCCGGACAACTGCAAATTATTGTGGGTCCGGCAATAGTCTTTAAGTTGCACCGTCAAATGGTTCGTCTTCTTCAGAGCACTGACACTGGGCCGGAACGTCAGCTTGAAGCGGAACGTCAGCACGGAACTGGCGTACCGGAGAGCCCTGTCCGCATCGCGGGGGCGACCGATACCTTGCTTCCTTCCTTGCGGGGAGCATGGAAACGGAGAGTCTGGGCGCATCAGGCAGGAGAGGGGGCATCTCCGGAGCTGAATGACTCGGCAAAAAGGGGCTCGATTGGCCGGGTGATGGGGGCGGTCGGCTTTTTTTCCGATATCGTGGTGCCGATCATCCCGCTCTTCGTCGCGGTTGGCCTGCTTTTCGGCTTGATCAGCATGATCAAAGCCTTCGGTTGGGCGTCCCCTGACAGCACATGGTTTCGGACGCTATTATTGCTGACCGGCTCGGCCTTTCAAATCATGGCCGTGATGTTCGGCTATCAAGCGGCCAAGCGGTTTGGGGGCACCCCTGCGCTCGGTGCCGCAATCGGAATTGTCATGACCCGGCTCGACTTATCGCATCTGGCAGGAACTGGCGGAACAGCGATACTTAGCCCCGGGGATTTGACGAGCACCCCACAGTTCGGCTATCAAGGTACCGTGATTCCGATTATTCTTGCGGTATTGCTGATGACGCTTATCGAGAAGGGACTGCGGCGGATTGTTCCGTCATCGATCACCATTTTGCTGGTTCCCTTTCTCAGCTTTGTCATTGGAGGCGGCCTCGCTGTCCTGCTCATTGGTCCGCTTGCTGCGCATCTGGGCAGCTTTCTTAGCAGCTTGCTGGAAGAAGTGTACCAACTTGGAAGTACGGCATTCGGACTGCTCCTTGGCGGGGTCTATGGTCTTATCGTCTTGACCGGGCTGCACCACGGCATTCAGGCAATTGAAATCGGGCTTATTTCCAATCCAAACGTCGGGGTCAACTTTCTGCTCCCCATCTGGTCGATGGCGAATATCGCTCAGGGTGGGGCCGGACTTGCAGTGTATGCCAGAACCCGTGACACCGAGTTGAAAAAAATAGCGCTTCCCGCCTCGATTACCGCCTTTCTCGGTATTACCGAGCCGATCGCATTCGGCGTCAACCTGAAGCTTGGCCGCCCTTTCCTGGGCGCAGCAGCGGGAGGGGCGGTTGGAGGGGCTTATGTTGCCTTTCATGAGGTGGTAGCCAATTCGTTCGGATTGACCGGGATCCCGATGATCGCCTTTATCGTCCCGCCCGGACACATCAACTTCATTCATTATATGGTAGGTCTTCTTTTGGCTACAGGAACGGCTTTTGCAGTCACCTGGTTTCTCGGAGTCGATAAACCTCATCATCAGGAAGAATGGAATAATACTAATCGCAAAAGCATAGGAGAATATCATGAAAATCAAAAAAATTCTTAA
- a CDS encoding Crp/Fnr family transcriptional regulator, whose protein sequence is MKEIPDHKQLDTFLQTYQLETIFNEALLPHLSLYRFDQGELICSQGEPSQILYVLVKGKIKVYTTSEEGKTLIISFKKPIEVIGEIEYFQHIPIIHTVEAVSPVYMVGVPYRMLEKYGSDYPPLLNFLLEVITRKFYVKSNFLNFNMMHPVEVRLASYLLSVSYDDSDSEIPGQLNSFRLIDVANFIGTSYRHLNRIIQKLCTEGLIERSKGFIVVKDKEGLSALANQNIYE, encoded by the coding sequence ATGAAAGAAATACCGGATCATAAGCAGCTGGACACTTTTTTACAGACTTATCAGTTGGAAACGATATTTAATGAAGCATTGCTGCCGCATTTGTCGCTGTACCGCTTTGATCAGGGTGAACTGATCTGCTCCCAGGGAGAGCCTTCACAGATTTTGTACGTGCTTGTAAAAGGCAAGATTAAAGTATATACCACTTCCGAGGAGGGCAAAACCCTGATTATTTCGTTCAAAAAGCCGATTGAGGTGATTGGGGAAATTGAGTATTTCCAGCATATCCCGATTATCCATACGGTGGAGGCGGTGTCCCCGGTCTATATGGTTGGCGTTCCTTATCGCATGCTTGAAAAATATGGCTCAGACTACCCGCCGCTGTTGAACTTTTTACTGGAAGTCATTACTCGGAAGTTTTATGTGAAGTCCAACTTTTTGAACTTTAATATGATGCATCCGGTGGAGGTCCGGCTGGCCAGCTATCTGCTGTCCGTTTCCTATGACGATTCCGATTCCGAGATTCCGGGGCAGCTTAACAGCTTCCGCCTCATTGATGTAGCGAACTTTATTGGAACCAGCTACCGGCATCTGAACCGGATTATTCAAAAATTATGCACGGAAGGCCTGATTGAGCGCAGCAAAGGATTTATCGTGGTTAAAGACAAGGAAGGCTTAAGCGCGCTCGCTAATCAAAATATTTATGAATAG